The sequence GCCCTCACGCGCGGCCTCGAGGCTCTCGACGGCGTACGGCAGCGCGCCGGCGCCGGCGTAGACCACGCCGTCCAGGTCGGCCAGCACGACGTCCACACCGTCCAGCGGGGCGGCAGTCGTCGACCGCCGTCCGAACAGACCCATCAGCGGTCGGCCTCGTCCGGCTCGTCGACACCGGCCTCGACGAGCAACTCGGCCACCTCGTCGGCGACCGAAGGCTCGGGCTCGGCGTCGGCCGCGGCGGGCTCCTCGGCGTCGTCGAACTCTTCGGCGTCGTCGGCTGGTTCCTCGGCGTCGTCGTCGGACTCGTCGTCGTCGTCGACGTCGGACTCGTCGTCGACGTCGGACTCGTTGTCGTCGACGGCGAACTCGTCGGCATCGTCGGCGAGCTCGAGATCGGACTCGAGGTCGGATTCCGCCGGCTCCTCCTCGACCTCCTCCTCGACTTCCTCCACGATGACCGTCTCGAGGTCACCGAACCCGGAGGCGGCGTCCAGCGCCTCGGCCGCCACGTCGGCGCGCGCACGCCACTTCGCCGCTTCGTCGTCGCGTCCGAGTTCCTCGAGCACGGTGGCACGGGCGGCGAACAGGGCAGGGCTCCACTCGTACGCGCGGTCGGGATCCAGTTCGGGGATGTCGAGCTCCAGCAGCGCCCGCTCGGGATCGCCCTGGTCGAGACGCGCACCCGACATGGCGATCGCGAGCTCGACGCGCACGGGCGTTTCGAGCGAGGAGCGATCGACTGCCCGACCCGCTTCGAGTGCGCGGTCCGGGCGGCCCACGCCGCGCTCGCTGTCGACGAGCAGGGCGATCTGGTCGTCCTTGCCGGAGATCCGGCGATACGTGCGGAGTTCGCGCACGGCCAGCGCGTAGTCGCCGGTGGCATACGCGGTGATCGCGAGCGTCTCGCGCACGACCGCGATGCGTCCCGCGCGACGCGACGCCGAGACGGCGTGCTGGTGCGCCAGCTCAGGGTCCTCGTGGATGAGCTGCGAGGCCATCGCCAGGTGCCGAGCGACCTGATCCGCGTTCTCCTTGCTCAGCGTCTTGAGCTCGTTGCGGGCGCTCGGGTGCAGATCCCGCGCGGTGACGTCCTCGGGGATGATCGGATCGTCGTGACGCGCACGGACCGGCCGGATCTCGCCCTCGCGCACCTCACGGTCGGGACGGTTCGCTCCACCGCGGGTCGGCCGCGGCGCACGGGACGACGAGCCGCGGTCATCGTCGCGACGCGCATAGGGCTTACGGTCGTCGTCGCGACGCGCATAGGGCTTACGGTCGTCGTCGCGCTTCTGGTACGGACGGTCGCTGTCGCGCTTCGCGTACGGCTTGCGGTCATCGTCGCGCTTCGCGTACGGCTTGCGGTCGTCGTCGCGCTTCGCGTACGGCTTGCGGTCATCGTCGCGCTTGGCATACGGCTTGCGGTCGTCGTCGCGACGCGGGTAGGGCTTACGGTCGTCGTCGCGCTTCTGGTACGGACGGTCGCTGTCGCGCTTCGCGTACGGCTTGCGGTCGTCGTCGCGACGCGCATAGGGCTTACGGTCGTCATCGCGCTTCTGGTACGGACGGTCGCTGTCGCGCTTCTGGTACGGACGGTCGCTGTCGCGCTTCGCGTACGGCTTGCGGTCGTCGTCGCGCTTCGCGTACGGCTTGCGGTCGTCGTCGCGCTTGGCATACGGCTTGCGGTCGTCGTCGCGCTTGGCATACGGCTTGCGGTCGTCGTCGCGACGCGGGTACGGCTTACGCTCATCGTCCCGCTTCTGGTACGGACGGTCGCCGTCTCGCTTCACATACGGCTTGCGGTCGCCGGCACGCGGGGCAGCCGACCGGCGTTCGCCACCGTCACGCCGCTCGTAGGGCTTGCGGTCGCCGCCGTCACGGGAGGCATACGGCTTGCGGTCGCCATCGCGCTTGGCGGGCGGCGTGCGCTTCGAGGACGTGTCGTCACGCCTGCCGCGGGGTCTGCGTTCAGCGTCGTCGCGCGACTCGTGCTCTGCCATCTCTCGATCCTCTCCGATGCTGATCCCTCAGACAATCGGCTGTTAACGCGGAATGGCCACCCTGCGTTGGGTGGCCATTCCGTTAATGGGTGTCCGGCGGTGTCCTACTCTCCCACAGGGTCTCCCCTGCAGTACCATCGGCGCTGGGAGGCTTAGCTTCCGGGTTCGGAATGGGACCGGGCGTTTCCCTCTCGCTATGGCCGCCGAAACTCTCTTGATGTTTCAGTCAAACACACATGATCGTGAAGATTGTGTGTGGTGTCCCGACCGTACATCGGGAACCACTCAGTGGACGCGAACACTCGCAGAAGTGTTGGGTGTTATCAAGTCATCGGCTTATTAGTACCAGTCAGCTGCACACGTTGCCGTGCTTCCACATCTGGCCTATCAACCCAGTAGTCTGGCTGGGAGCCTCTCACCCCGAAGGGTATGGAAGTCTCATCTTGAGGCCGGCTTCCCGCTTAGATGCTTTCAGCGGTTATCCATCCCGAACGTAGCTAACCAGCGGTGCACTTGGCAGTACAACTGGCACACCAGAGGTTCGTCCAACCCGGTCCTCTCGTACTAGGGTCAGATCCTCTCAAACTTCCTACGCGCGCAGCGGATAGGGACCGAACTGTCTCACGACGTTCTAAACCCAGCTCGCGTACCGCTTTAATGGGCGAACAGCCCAACCCTTGGGACCTACTCCAGCCCCAGGATGCGACGAGCCGACATCGAGGTGCCAAACCATGCCGTCGATATGGACTCTTGGGCAAGATCAGCCTGTTATCCCCGAGGTACCTTTTATCCGTTGAGCGACAGCGCTTCCACAAGCCACTGCCGGATCACTAGTCCCGACTTTCGTCCCTGCTCGACCTGTCAGTCTCACAGTCAAGCTCCCTTGTGCACTTACACTCGCCACCTGATTGCCAACCAGGTTGAGGGAACCTTTGGGCGCCTCCGTTACTTTTTGGGAGGCAACCGCCCCAGTTAAACTACCCACCAGGCACTGTCCCTGAACCGGATTACGGTTCGAAGTTAGACATCCAGAGTGACCAGAGTGGTATTTCAACAACGACTCCACGAATACTGGCGTATCCGCTTCACAGTCTCCCACCTATCCTACACAAGCCACACCGAACACCAATACCAAGCTGTAGTAAAGGTCACGGGGTCTTTCCGTCCTGCTGCGCGTAACGAGCATCTTTACTCGTAATGCAATTTCGCCGAGTTCGCGGTTGAGACAGTTGGGAAGTCGTTACGCCATTCGTGCAGGTCGGAACTTACCCGACAAGGAATTTCGCTACCTTAGGATGGTTATAGTTACCACCGCCGTTTACTGGGGCTTAAATTCTGAGCTTCGCCTTGCGGCTGACCCGTCCTCTTAACCTTCCAGCACCGGGCAGGCGTCAGTCCGTATACATCGTCTTGCGACTTGGCACGGACCTGTGTTTTTAGTAAACAGTCGCTACCCACTAGTCTCTGCGGCCACCAAACGCTTTCGGAGCAAGTCCTAATACGCCGATGGCCCCCCTTCTCCCGAAGTTACGGGGGCATTTTGCCGAGTTCCTTAACCACGATTCTCTCGATCTCCTTGGTATTCTCTACCTGACCACCTGAGTCGGTTTGGGGTACGGGCGGCTAGAACCTCGCGTCGATGCTTTTCTCGGCAGCATAGGATCACCCACTTTTCATCCGCATCGTGTCTCAGCCTTCATGAGAGACGGATTTGCCTATCTCTCGGCCTACGCACTTGCCCCGGGACAACCATCGCCCGGGATGGGCTACCTTCCTGCGTCACACCTGTTAATACGCTAACCGCACCAGCATAGGGTCGTGTGCTAGGCCCGGCGCATCACCCCGAAGGGATCCGTCACCGGGATTCGGACACTTAGCATCACTGGATTGATTGGGGCGGTTCTTCGCCGGTACGGGAATATCAACCCGTTGTCCATCGACTACGCCTGTCGGCCTCGCCTTAGGTCCCGACTTACCCAGGGAAGATTAGCTTGACCCTGGAACCCTTGGTCTTTCGGAGGACGTGTTTCTCACACGTCTTTCGCTACTCATGCCTGCATTCTCACTCGTGTGGCGTCCACGGCTGGGTCACCCCGCCGCTTCACTCGCCACACGACGCTCTCCTACCCATCAACACGGCTGGACCACGAAGGCCTACCAATAATGTCAATGCCACAACTTCGGTGGCGTGCTTGAGCCCCGTTACATTGTCGGCGCGGAATCACTTGACCAGTGAGCTATTACGCACTCTTTCAAGGGTGGCTGCTTCTAAGCCAACCTCCTGGTTGTCTAAGCAACTCCACATCCTTTCCCACTTAGCACGCGCTTAGGGACCTTAGATGGTGGTCTGGGTTGTTTCCCTCTCGACTATGAAGCTTATCCCCCACAGTCTCACTGCTGCGCTCTCACTTACCGGCATTCGGAGTTTGGCTGACGTCAGTAACCTTGTAGG comes from Microbacterium cremeum and encodes:
- a CDS encoding primosomal protein; this translates as MAEHESRDDAERRPRGRRDDTSSKRTPPAKRDGDRKPYASRDGGDRKPYERRDGGERRSAAPRAGDRKPYVKRDGDRPYQKRDDERKPYPRRDDDRKPYAKRDDDRKPYAKRDDDRKPYAKRDDDRKPYAKRDSDRPYQKRDSDRPYQKRDDDRKPYARRDDDRKPYAKRDSDRPYQKRDDDRKPYPRRDDDRKPYAKRDDDRKPYAKRDDDRKPYAKRDDDRKPYAKRDSDRPYQKRDDDRKPYARRDDDRKPYARRDDDRGSSSRAPRPTRGGANRPDREVREGEIRPVRARHDDPIIPEDVTARDLHPSARNELKTLSKENADQVARHLAMASQLIHEDPELAHQHAVSASRRAGRIAVVRETLAITAYATGDYALAVRELRTYRRISGKDDQIALLVDSERGVGRPDRALEAGRAVDRSSLETPVRVELAIAMSGARLDQGDPERALLELDIPELDPDRAYEWSPALFAARATVLEELGRDDEAAKWRARADVAAEALDAASGFGDLETVIVEEVEEEVEEEPAESDLESDLELADDADEFAVDDNESDVDDESDVDDDDESDDDAEEPADDAEEFDDAEEPAAADAEPEPSVADEVAELLVEAGVDEPDEADR